A region of Colletotrichum higginsianum IMI 349063 chromosome 10, whole genome shotgun sequence DNA encodes the following proteins:
- a CDS encoding Integral membrane protein DUF125 has product MGLVTLKNLLFGRTPPPVRSKAAIATNERAESTMSDETVVDGGDLERQPLLGPGARTSSMATMATTASETSSTSTVSSESESRRFRFDARVISDATIGLSDGLTVPFALTAGLSALGQTKVVIFGGMAELIAGAISMGLGGYLGAKSEAASYKETRNECTRLTRDDPALARAQVVEVLEPYGLPKHTLEEVTDHLSTSPRLIDFLMHFHHCEQEPASNRALVSALTIAAGYLLGGLVPLFPYFFVPAEDVYLALYISVAVMAVALFAFGYVKTCIVSGWSGVRCVRQAVVGGLEMVVVGGAAAGAAMGLVKAFDQLAQSDDLSALASKIF; this is encoded by the exons aTGGGTCTCGTCACGTTGAAAAACCTCCTCTTCGGCCGCACCCCGCCCCCCGTCCGGtccaaggccgccatcgccactAATGAGCGCGCCGAGAGCACAATGTCGGATGAAAccgttgtcgacggcggtgaCCTCGAGAGGCAACCGCTCCTTGGGCCCGGAGCCcggacctcgtcgatggcCACCATGGCGACGACCGCCTCGGAaacctcatcaacctcgaccgTATCTTCCGAGAGCGAGTCCCGTCGTTTCCGCTTCGACGCCCGCGTTATCTCCGATGCCACCATCGGACTGTCGGATGGCTTGACGGTGCCCTTCGCCCTCACCGCCGGCTTGTCGGCTCTGGGCCAGACCAAGGTCGTCATCTTTGGTGGCATGGCCGAGTTGATTGCCGGTGCTATATCCATGGGCCTTGGTGGCTACCTAGGAGCCAAGAGCGAGGC CGCCTCGTACAAGGAAACCCGTAACGAGTGCACCCGCCTGACGCGCGACGACCCGGCTCTCGCCCGCgcccaggtcgtcgaggtcctcgagccCTACGGCCTGCCCAAGCACACCCTCGAGGAGGTGACGGACCATCTCTCAACGTCGCCACGCCTCATCGACTTCCTCATGCACTTCCATCACTGCGAGCAGGAGCCCGCCTCGAACCGCGCCTTGGTCTCCGCCCTGACCATCGCCGCGGGCTaccttctcggcggcctcgtgcCGCTCTTCCCCTATTTCTTCGTCCCCGCCGAGGACGTTTACCTCGCCCTCTACATTTCTGTCGCCGTCATGGCTGTCGCGCTTTTCGCCTTTGGCTATGTCAAGACGTGCATCGTCTCGGGCTGGTCGGGCGTGCGATGCGTGAGGCAGGCTGTCGTCGGTGGCTTGGAGATGGTTGTTGTCGGTGGCGCTGCGGCAGGCGCGGCGATGGGGCTGGTGAAGGCCTTTGACCAGCTGGCGCAGTCTGATGATttgtcggcgttggcgagcaAGATATTCTAA
- a CDS encoding NAPE-hydrolyzing phospholipase D: protein MSRLRQFLHKFFQQPPIRPGARRATATPASILALSMASYSTTVTKIPDLGPTPEDAASKPHHLKKNGNTIGFKNVHPSFGDGVGFPQIFRHVVWPQLIGDLKFPDTSPPTVNVVKPDFLPTRTASNKLRATWLGHACYYVEFPSGLRVLFDPVFEDRCSPFSFLGPKRFTPKPCDLADIPFVDAVLISHSHYDHLSHESVLTIQKHNPKAHFFVGLGLESWFKKAGLKNVTELDWWEDAEISLTVDKGVDDVPETISAQISCLPCQHTSARTLFDKDTTLWASWGVKSAGKSVWFGGDTGYRAVPWTPLDVDDYGPKYAHLPMCPQFRQIGDLRGPFDLGLIPIGAYYPRVAFSGMHANPFDSVEIFQDTKCERAMGIHWGTWALTMEEVLEPPKLLQEAMKRKGLPATGMFDVCEIGESREF from the exons ATGTCCAGGCTCAGGCAGTTCCTTCACAAATTCTTCCAACAGCCACCCATACGCCCCGGTGCGAGAAGAGCTACGGCCACCCCAGCATCCATTCTTGCCCTCTCAATGGCCTCGTACTCGACCACCGTCACCAAGATCCCCGACCTGGGCCCGACGCCCGAGGATGCCGCGTCGAAGCCGCACCACCTCAAAAAGAACGGTAACACCATCGGCTTTAAGAACGTACACCCTTCCTTCGGTGATGGTGTCGGCTTCCCCCAAATTTTCAGGCATGTTGTCTG GCCCCAATTGATTGGCGACCTTAAATTCCCCGAcacatcgccgccgaccgTCAACGTTGTCAAGCCAGACTTCCTTCCCACCCGAACTGCCTCTAACAAGCTGCGCGCCACCTGGCTCGGTCACGCCTGCTACTACGTCGAGTTCCCCTCAGGCCTGCGCGTACTCTTTGATCCGGTCTTCGAGGACCGCTGCTCGCCTTTCTCCTTTCTGGGCCCCAAGCGCTTCACCCCGAAGCCTtgcgacctcgccgacatccccttcgtcgatgccgtcctTATCAGCCATAGCCACTACGACCACCTATCCCATGAGTCCGTCCTCACCATCCAAAAGCACAACCCCAAGGCCCATTTtttcgtcggcctcggcctcgaatCATGGTTCAAGAAGGCTGGCTTGAAGAACGTGACCGAGCTTGACTGGTGGGAGGACGCTGAGATCTCCCTGACCGTGGACAAAggcgttgacgacgtccCTGAGACCATCTCCGCCCAGATATCCTGCCTTCCCTGCCAACACACCTCGGCACGCACGCTCTTCGATAAGGACACTACCTTGTGGGCGTCCTGGGGTGTCAAGTCGGCCGGGAAGTCGGTCTGGTTTGGAGGCGACACCGGATACCGCGCCGTGCCGTGGACTccgctcgacgtcgacgattACGGCCCCAAGTACGCTCATCTGCCCATGTGCCCGCAGTTCCGGCAAATCGGCGACCTACGCGGGCCCTTTGATCTCGGTCTGATTCCCATCGGCGCGTACTACCCCCGTGTGGCATTCTCTGGCATGCACGCCAACCCCTTTGACTCGGTTGAGATTTTCCAGGATACCAAGTGCGAGCGCGCTATGGGCATTCACTGGGGTACCTGGGCTCTGACCATGGAGGAGGTTCTCGAGCCCCCAAAGCTCCTTCAAGAGGCCATGAAGCGCAAGGGACTTCCGGCTACCGGCATGTTTGACGTTTGCGAAATTGGCGAGAGCAGAGAGTTCTAA
- a CDS encoding HEC/Ndc80p family protein, translating into MSQDTGLWSVRRPREVSSTLEIPTTLGGINYNTGLPQPASAMKRSASGAGAPYLNSHGRSMSGSRHSLALSRPSQPMFQRSSSGTNLADIGLSSVKRTSMRDKSFAPTPAPGRSSQDADRRSSVYRARTSTAGPMSHQSFFQQAPQPAGVPRDPRPLRDRSYQARIGQELLDYLAQNNFEMQMKHTLSQNIIKSPTQKDFNFMFQWLYRRIDPSHKFQKNIDQEVPPILKQLRYPYERSITKSQIAAVGGQNWSTFLGLLHWMMQLAQMLDGYASNRYDDACLESGIDVTGDHIIFDFLSKAYRDWLAMDEDADDEDANRALAPHIERMAQAFEQSNSKYTSELEMLEGENNRLLREIEDLEKSTPDPAVLDNHFRIMEEDKIKFEEYNALAMQRSDKYETRIQVLHEELEKLNEELREVEDERRGLQKAVDDLGISMQDIDRMTAERERLQKGIESASQRLEEVKKKVAEKELEAGKKLDDLERMVDRYNTLAYQIGLIPATAVNANGKDYELQVTVNDGPDFSSSQLKGSSGASSSDRLLVDPVSGYQPAHILNLDLRGQVKNSFLTLRKEISERRTVAMDMMMKDHDLLDGIKEAIEDKRSEVEALEHRVRAAEEEYEKTKEVTTTQKMASDAQIEKMEKELAKMRATLTESVQLMEQREMNTSIEYEQLALRANSLREELHTEIDRMLNDVIKFKIHVQRNLDDYEGFVTDELEKELGSDEMREDTRNLDM; encoded by the exons ATGTCGCAAGACACCGGCTTGTGGAGCGTGCGCCGACCAAGAGAGGTCAGCTCTACCCTCGAGATCCCAACA ACCTTAGGAGGAATCAACTATAACACCGGCTTGCCACAACCCGCATCCGCCATGAAACGATCTGCCTCGGGCGCAGGCGCGCCGTACTTGAACAGCCATGGACGTTCCATGTCCGGCTCCAGACATTCTTTGGCGTTATCACGACCTAGCCAGCCCATGTTTCAGCGCTCTTCATCCGGCACCAACCTGGCAGACATTGGCCTctcgtcggtgaagcggaCTTCGATGCGCGACAAGTCCTTCGCGCCAACGCCAGCGCCGGGACGTTCTTCACAAGATGCGGACAGGAGGAGCAGCGTATACCGCGCGAGGACTTCGACCGCTGGCCCAATGAGTCACCAAAGTTTCTTTCAGCAAGCACCTCAACCTGCTGGTGTACCCCGAGACCCTCGCCCGTTGAGGGACCGATCTTACCAGGCGAGAATAGGGCAGGAACTATTGGATTACCTGGCCCAGAACAACTTCGAGATGCAGATGAAGCATACTCTTTCTCAGAACATTATCAAATCACCCACACAGAAAGACTTCAACTTCATGTTCCAGTGGCTGTACCGCCGCATCGACCCGAGCCACAAGTTCCAGAAGAACATCGATCAAGAAGTTCCCCCGATTCTGAAGCAGCTTCGATATCCATACGAGCGAAGTATTACCAAAAGTCAGATCGCCGCTGTTGGTGGTCAGAACTGGAGCACTTTCTTGGGACTGCTCCACTGGATGATGCAGTTGGCGCAGATGCTGGACGGCTATGCCTCCAATCGATATGACGATGCGTGCCTCGAGAGTGGCATCGACGTTACCGGTGATCATATTATCTTCGACTTCCTTAGCAAAGCATATAGGGACTGGCTTgccatggacgaggacgctgacgacgaggacgcgaACCGAGCATTAGCCCCCCACATTGAACGGATGGCACAGGCTTTCGAACAGTCCAACTCCAAGTACACTTCCGAGCTCGAGATGCTCGAGGGGGAGAACAATCGACTGTTGCGTGAGATAGAAGATCTTGAGAAGTCCACTCCAGACCCCGCTGTACTCGACAATCACTTCAGAATTATGGAAGAAGACAAAATCAAGTTCGAAGAATACAACGCTCTCGCTATGCAGAGATCCGACAAGTACGAAACACGGATCCAGGTTCTTCATGAGGAGCTTGAGAAACTTAATGAGGAGCTGCGGGAAGTCGAGGACGAGCGGCGAGGGTTGCAGAAGGCCGTGGACGATCTAGGCATCAGCATGCAGGATATCGACCGCATGACAGCTGAGCGAGAGCGTTTACAAAAGGGCATCGAGTCTGCCTCACAACGGCTTGAAGAGGTCAAGAAAAAAGTGGCCGAAAAAGAACTGGAAGCGGGCAAGAAACTAGACGACCTTGAGAGAATGGTGGATAGGTACAACACCCTGGCGTACCAAATCGGCCTGATACCCGCAACAGCAGTCAATGCCAACGGCAAAGATTACGAGCTCCAGGTGACGGTCAACGACGGCCCGGATTTCAGCTCGTCGCAGCTCAAAGGATCTAGTGGTGCTTCCTCAAGCGATCGACTCCTTGTCGATCCTGTGTCTGGATACCAGCCTGCCCACATTCTCAACCTCGATCTGCGCGGCCAGGTCAAGAACAGCTTTCTCACGCTGAGGAAAGAAATTTCCGAAAGAAGGACTGTTGCGATGGACATGATGATGAAAGACCATGATCTGCTGGATGGCATCAAGGAAGCGATCGAAGACAAGCGGAGCGAAGTTGAGGCTTTGGAGCACCGTGTCCGTGCTGCGGAGGAAGAGTACgagaagaccaaggag GTCACAACAACACAAAAAATGGCATCTGACGCACAAATCGAAAAGATGGAAAAGGAACTTGCAAAGATGCGAGCCACTCTGACCGAGTCAGTACAGCTCATGGAGCAACGCGAGATGAACACCAGTATCGA GTATGAACAGCTTGCTCTTCGCGCAAACTCTCTGCGAGAAGAGCTTCATACAGAGATTGACCGGATGCTCAACGATGTCATCAAGTTCAAAATCCATGTGCAAAGAAACCTCGACGACTACGAGGGCTTTGTTACCGATGAACTTGAAAAGGAGTTGGGGAGTGATGAGATGAGGGAGGATACCCGAAATCTGGATATGTAA
- a CDS encoding Peroxisomal membrane anchor protein has product MAIREDIVASAQADRLVVLQDPSVASSSIENRVSFLRTKNLTQEEIDAALSRVGVQPAAAAAPGPMAVAQQQQQPYYQPYPPQYAAWQPPPPPPKRDWRDWFIMATVVGGVSYGAYTLAKRYVYPLVAPPTPERLEQDKKSIEEQFDKAFGLVEQLAKDTEELKAAEKERTEKLDTALTDLESIMQELRSANTRREIETQRVKDDVQILKDSIPKAMNTQKDLTDSRLKEVNSELTSLKTLITQRMNAASSSATTNGLRTGGNATPTSSGPNRSAAPGGDNQSASTESTTNSETPKTTSTPSFNRPSPFSGATGTKASIPAWQMAMASRDKDSAASSTTPNETGADSSSQQQSAGAA; this is encoded by the exons ATGGCGATTCGAGAGGACATCGTCGCCTCGGCG CAAGCTGACAGACTTGTAGTCCTGCAAGACCCGAGCGTAGCGAGTTCGTCAATCGAGAACCGTGTGTCTTTTCTGCGGACGAAGAACCTTACTCAAGAAGAGATCGACGCCGCTTTGTCGAGAGTCGGCGTCCAGCccgctgcggctgctgcgcCGGGTCCGATGGCGGTAGctcagcagcaacaacaaccatACTATCAGCCTTACCCTCCTCAGTATGCAGCATggcagccgccgccaccgcctccgaAGAGGGACTGGAGAGATTGGTTCATTATGGCCACTGTTGTTGGCGGTGTCAGCTACGGCGCGTACACATTAGCCAAG CGATATGTGTATCCCCTGGTTGCACCCCCGACCCCTGAGAGGCTTGAACAAGACAAGAAATCGATCGAGGAGCAGTTTGACAAGGCTTTCGGGCTTGTTGAACAACTTGCCAAGGACACAGAGGAGCTCAAGGCAGCAGAGAAAGAACGAACAGAGAAGCTCGACACGGCTTTGACGGACCTGGAATCGATTATGCAGGAACTGAGGTCGGCCAATACGCGGCGGGAGATTGAGACGCAGCGCGTCAAGGATGACGTGCAAATCCTTAAGGACTCCATCCCAAAGGCCATGAACACCCAGAAGGACCTTACCGACTCGAGACTGAAGGAAGTTAATTCCGAGCTTACTAGCCTCAAGACCCTGATTACCCAGCGTATGAACGCAGCATCATCTTCGGCAACCACAAACGGCCTGCGGACTGGCGGGAACGCGACGCCCACGTCTTCTGGACCGAACCGCTCTGCCGCCCCGGGGGGCGACAACCAGTCGGCTAGCACCGAGTCGACTACCAACTCTGagacgccgaagacgaccAGCACGCCATCCTTCAACCGGCCCTCGCCGTTCAGCGGCGCCACGGGAACAAAGGCATCGATTCCCGCGTGGCAGATGGCCATGGCTAGCAGGGATAAAGACTCTGCAGCCTCTTCGACAACACCGAACGAAACCGGGGCAGATAGTAGCTCGCAGCAACAATCAGCTGGAGCTGCGTAG
- a CDS encoding Lipase esterase, with protein sequence MPTSSFDFPNPLNMDPAQLKLLLSLLPKLPLIARVALLHALHMSKSSKYLDLRSDLIVSVLRSYIQPTKLRSITSTQKITNRDGGVKGRIWVSAYACPIPETDVRDALIGAVQSLRTLGTPEIDLRLPDIVPVEAEWTGYRSGATDEERPPPIGEKDKYENLQKELTSPLTVLYFHGGAYYLLDPSTHRPATKKIAKLTGGRVYSVRYRLAPQNPFPAALLDALISYMALIYPPSDAYHQPVNPRHIAVAGDSAGGNLSLALLQLLLELRRKNRRILWNGEKRDVPLPGGLALNSPWLDITQSSASWDANGDFDYLPTAAAYAKYNPPPCEAWPAKPPRMALYADDDLLVHPLVTLVMSRNWEGAPPVFICTGWELLADEDKYMARKLHEDGVTVVFEEYEGMPHCFSLILTKTPNARRCFDGWTGFMRKIITHPDTIDSKAITVKAKTVEEVSLTFESLLSNVSEEDMHMRVLKKKEMSLASASDAAVPKL encoded by the exons ATGCCCACCTCCTCATTCGACTTCCCAAACCCCCTCAACATGGACCCTGCGCAGCTCAAGCTGTTGCTCTCGCTGCTACCCAAGCTGCCTTTGATAGCGCGggtcgccctcctccacgCTCTGCACATGTCCAAGTCGTCCAAGTACCTCGACTTGCGGAGCGACCTCATCGTCTCGGTCCTGCGTTCATATATTCAACCAACCAAGTTACGGTCCATCACTTCCACTCAAAAGATCACCAACCGAGACGGTGGCGTGAAAGGAAGAATCTGGGTCTCTGCCTACGCCTGCCCTATCCCCGAAACCGATGTCCGTGATGCCCTCATCGGGGCCGTCCAGTCGCTGAGAACACTAGGCACGCCCGAGATCGATCTGCGTTTGCCGGATATCGTACCAGTCGAGGCTGAATGGACAGGTTACCGTTCCGGTGCCACAGACGAGGAACGGCCACCCCCGATTGGAGAAAAAGACAAGTACGAAAACCTTCAAAAAGAGCTCACTAGTCCTCTGACGGTGTTGTATTTTCACGGTGGAGCGTACTATCTCCTCGACCCGTCGACTCATCGCCCGGCGACCAAGAAGATAGCCAAGCTGACGGGCGGTCGTGTGTACTCGGTCCGTTATCGCCTTGCCCCGCAAAACCCCTTTCCGGCGGCCCTGCTAGATGCTCTCATCTCCTACATGGCACTTATATATCCGCCTTCGGACGCCTACCATCAGCCGGTTAACCCGCGACACATTGCAGTTGCCGGGGACAG CGCCGGTGGCAACTTGAGTCTCGCTTTGCTACAGCTCTTGCTAGAACTACGCAGGAAGAACAGAAGGATCCTATGGAACGGTGAAAAACGAGATGTTCCACTGCCTGGAGGACTTGCTTTGAACTCGCCTTGGCTTGACATCACGCAAAGCTCAGCAAGCTGGGACGCCAACGGGGATTTCGATTATCTCCCAACTGCTGCGGCATATGCCAAGTACAACCCGCCCCCATGCGAAGCATGGCCCGCGAAGCCTCCACGGATGGCCCTTTACGCAGACGATGACCTTCTGGTGCACCCGCTGGTAACACTGGTCATGAGCCGAAATTGGGAAGGCGCGCCTCCTGTGTTCATCTGTACGGGGTGGGAGCTGTTGGCTGACGAAGACAAGTACATGGCCCGCAAGTTGCACGAGGATGGCGTGACGGTGGTGTTTGAAGAGTACGAGGGCATGCCGCACTGCTTCTCCCTCATCTTGACTAAGACGCCCAATGCCAGGCGCTGTTTCGACGGCTGGACTGGGTTCATGAGGAAGATCATCACGCATCCGGATACCATTGATTCCAAGGCCATCACGGTCAAGGCCAAGACGGTCGAGGAAGTCTCTCTGACCTTTGAGTCTTTGCTGAGCAATGTTAGCGAGGAGGACATGCACATGAGGGTTttgaagaaaaaagagatGAGCTTGGCATCCGCTTCAGACGCAGCAGTCCCAAAATTATAA
- a CDS encoding FAD binding domain-containing protein, with translation MERHQKTVSKIAAAVRSFFDRREPYRIFHGSTNSTRPFRRDRFVDISALSNVLEVDKARRTALVEPNVPMDRLVESTLRHGLVPPVVMEFPGITAGGGYAGTAGESSSFKHGFFDDTINEVEVVLANGEVVRASRSERADLFHGAAGAVGTLGVTTMLELQLIEAKKYVKTTYHRTHSVAEAVETVQAETLNANNDYVDGILFSKDHGVVITGKLTDEIPEGSKPQTFSGAWDPWFYMHVKDRTLAAGSGHSDAAAPVVDFVPLAEYLFRYDRAGFWVGAAAFDYFKFVPFTRFTRWFLDDFLHTRMLYRALHGSGESARFVVQDLALPYKNAERFVDYTAESFNIWPLWLCPLKQTAPPTFHPHTGEVETLPTAPADGSSSSAGDSTVTAPKPMLNIGLWGWGPANPDEFVAKNRALEHKLRELGGMKWLYAHTYYTEDEFWQSYDRKWYDGLREKYSAMTLPTVYNKVKVDVEARKEELKSWRNVVKSKPPIGGLYGIYKAIQSKDYHLHRRAEWKYKGGE, from the coding sequence ATGGAGCGCCACCAAAAGACAGTCTCCAAGATCGCGGCCGCCGTGCGGTCCTTCTTCGACCGCCGGGAGCCGTACCGCATCTTCCACGGCTCAACTAACAGCACCCGACCCTTCCGCCGCGATCGATTCGTTGACATCAGCGCCCTCAGCAACGTTCTCGAGGTGGACAAGGCCCGCCgcaccgccctcgtcgagccaAACGTGCCTATGGACCGCCTTGTCGAGAGCACCCTTCGCCACGGCCTTGTCCCGCCCGTCGTTATGGAGTTCCCAGGCATtacggccggcggcggctacgcCGGCACCGCTGGCGAGTCCTCAAGTTTCAAGCACGGCTTCTTCGACGACACCATCAATGAGGTTGAGGTCGTCCTGGCcaacggcgaggtcgtccgCGCCAGCCGGAGCGAGCGCGCCGACCTTTtccacggcgccgccggcgccgtcggcactCTCGGCGTCACCACCATGCTTGAGCTGCAGCTCATTGAGGCCAAGAAATATGTTAAGACGACGTACCACCGCACCCAcagcgtcgccgaggccgtcgagaccgTCCAGGCCGAGACCCTCAACGCCAACAACGACTACGTCGACGGCATCCTCTTCTCCAAAGAccacggcgtcgtcatcaccgGCAAGCTGACGGACGAGATCCCCGAAGGCAGCAAACCCCAGACCTTCAGCGGCGCCTGGGACCCCTGGTTTTACATGCACGTCAAGGACCGCACGCTCGCTGCCGGCTCGGGCCATAgcgacgccgcggcgcccgtcgtcgacttTGTGCCGCTGGCCGAGTATCTCTTCCGCTACGACCGCGCCGGATTTTGGgtgggcgccgccgcctttgACTACTTCAAGTTCGTCCCCTTCACACGCTTCACCCGTTGGTTCCTGGACGACTTCTTGCACACCCGCATGCTCTACCGCGCCCTGCACGGCAGCGGCGAGTCGGCTCGCTTCGTTGTCCAGGATCTGGCCCTGCCCTACAAGAACGCCGAACGCTTCGTCGACTACACGGCCGAGAGCTTCAACATCTGGCCTCTATGGCTATGTCCGCTGAAGCAGACGGCCCCGCCGACCTTCCATCCGCACACGGGCGAGGTCGAAACACTCcccacggcgccggcggacgGTAGCTCTAGCAGTGCCGGCGACAGCacggtgacggcgccgaagcctATGCTCAACATTGGCCTTTGGGGCTGGGGCCCCGCGAATCCGGACGAGTTCGTGGCCAAGAACCGCGCGCTGGAGCACAAGCTGCGCGAGCTGGGCGGCATGAAGTGGCTGTACGCCCACACGTACTAcaccgaggacgagttcTGGCAGTCGTACGATCGGAAGTGGTACGACGGCCTGCGCGAAAAGTATAGCGCCATGACGCTTCCAACCGTTTACAATaaggtcaaggtcgacgtcgaggcgcGGAAAGAGGAGCTCAAGAGCTGGCGCAACGTCGTCAAGTCTAAGCCGCCCATTGGAGGGCTCTACGGCATCTACAAGGCCATCCAGAGCAAGGATTACCACCTGCATCGCCGTGCCGAGTGGAAGTACAAGGGTGGGGAGTAA
- a CDS encoding Hydroxymethylglutaryl-CoA synthase gives MATRPENIGIKAIEIYFPSQYVEQSELETFDGVSAGKYTIGLGQTKMAFCDDREDIYSFALTVTSNLIKKYNIDTNSIGRLEVGTETILDKSKSVKSVLMQLFGDNTNIEGVDTVNACYGGTNAFFNAVNWIESSAWDGRDAIVVAGDIALYAKGNARPTGGAGAVAMLVGPNAPVVVEPGLRGSYMSHVYDFYKPDLTSEYPYVDGHYSLTCYTKALDAAYREYNKREAKLSKAVNGNANGNGTNGEAKLPKTSLDRFDYLAFHAPNCKLVAKSYARLLYHDYLADADSPAFAEVAPELRDMDYEKSLTDKVVEKTFMGLTKKKYQERVAPGAQVATLIGNMYCGSVWGGVASLLSYVDAATLSGKRVGVFSYGSGLAASFLSLRINGDVSPIAKALDIPARLEARRKLAPEAYEAMCDLRHQAHLQKDYKPKGDPSTIVSGTYYLENVNDKFQRTYSVKA, from the exons ATGGCTACCCGACCTGAGAACATTGGCatcaaggccatcgagaTTTACTTCCCCAGTCAG TATGTCGAACAATCCGAGCTGGAGACCTTCGATGGCGTCAGCGCTGGCAAGTATACCATCGGTCTTGGCCAAACCAAGATGGCATTTTGCGACGACCGCGAGG ACATTTACTCCTTCGCCCTGACCGTCACCTCCAATCTCATCAAGAAATACAACATCGACACCAACTCGATTGGCCGTCTTGAGGTCGGCACTGAGACTATCTTGGACAAGTCCAAGTCGGTCAAGTCTGTGTTGATGCAGCTTTTCGGCGACAACACCAACATTGAGGGCGTCGACACGGTCAACGCTTGCTACGGAGGCACCAacgccttcttcaacgcTGTCAACTGGATCGAGTCTTCTGCCTGGGACGGCCGCGATGCCATTGTCGTTGCCGGTGACATTGCCCTCTACGCCAAGGGCAACGCCCGCCCAACTGGAGGTGCTGGCGCTGTCGCCATGCTCGTTGGCCCCAACGCTCCCGTCGTTGTTGAGCCTGGTCTGCGTGGCTCCTACATGTCCCACGTCTACGACTTTTACAAGCCCGACCTCACAAGCGAGTACCCCTACGTTGACGGCCACTACTCTCTGACTTGCTACACCAAGGCTCTCGATGCTGCCTACCGTGAATACAACAAGCGTGAGGCCAAGCTCTCCAAGGCTGTCAACGGCAAtgccaacggcaacggcaccaACGGCGAGGCCAAACTCCCAAAGACCAGCTTGGACCGCTTCGACTACCTGGCCTTCCATGCCCCCAACTGCAAGCTCGTCGCCAAGTCCTACGCCCGCCTTCTGTACCACGACTACctcgccgatgccgacagccccgccttcgccgaggtCGCACCCGAGCTTCGCGACATGGACTACGAGAAGTCCCTGACCgacaaggtcgtcgagaagaCCTTCATGGGTCTcaccaagaagaagtacCAGGAGAGGGTCGCTCCCGGTGCCCAGGTTGCCACTCTGATTGGCAACATGTACTGCGGTAGCGTCTGGGGAGGCGTTGCTAGCTTGCTATCCTACGTAGATGCCGCCACTCTCAGCGGCAAGCGTGTTGGCGTGTTCAGCTACGGTTCCGGTCTGGCTGCCAGCTTCCTGTCTCTGCGTATCAACGGAGACGTCTCCCCCATTGCCAAGGCCCTCGACATTCCCGCCAGACTCGAGGCTCGCCGCAAGCTTGCCCCTGAGGCTTACGAGGCT ATGTGCGACTTGCGCCACCAGGCTCACCTCCAGAAGGACTACAAGCCCAAGGGCGACCCCTCCACCATCGTGTCCGGCACCTACTATCTCGAGAATGTCAACGACAAGTTTCAGCGCACATACAGCGTCAAGGCATAG